From Longimicrobiaceae bacterium:
GCCGCGCTCTGGGTCCGGGTGGCGGGGAGCACCATCGCCGAGATCTCGGACCTGCCGCTCGCCAGGCTGCGCGAGTGGGTGGAACGGCTGGGGGACAGGGGACAGGCGACAGGCGACACCCGGCAGCTGGGGCCGCAGGAATGGGAGATCGCCGAGCCCATCCTGCGGGAGCTGGAGGCGCGCGTCGGCTTCCTGAACGACGTGGGGCTGGGGTACCTGACGCTGGAGCGGCAGACGCGCACCCTCTCCGGGGGCGAGGCGCAGCGCATCACCCTGGCGAACGCGCTGGGGAGCAAGCTGATGGACACGCTGTACGTGCTGGACGAGCCCACCATCGGGCTCCACCCCGCGGACAACGACCGGCTCCTCCGGCTCCTGGTGCGCCTGCGCGCCGCCGGGAACACGGTGCTCATGGTGGAGCACGACCCGGAGGCCATGCGCGTTGCCGACCACCTGGTGGAGCTGGGGCCGGGGAGCGGCGAGCGCGGCGGCGACCTGGTGTTCCAGGGCTCGCTGGAGGAGATCCTCCGGGCCGACACCCTCACCGGGCGCTACCTCTCCGGCCGCGAGGAGATCGCCATCCCCGAGCGGCGCCGCGGGGTGAACGGGCCCCGGCTGCGCATCACCGGGGCGCGGGAGCACAACCTGCGCGGCGTGGACGTGGAGATCCCCCTGGGCACGCTCACCGTGGTGAGCGGCGTCTCCGGCTCCGGCAAGTCCACGCTGGTGCACGACGTCCTGTACCGCGCGCTGGAGCGGGAGCTTTCCGGCGGGGAGACCAGCGCCAAGCGGCACCTGGGCGAGGCGGTGGGGGGGTACGACGCGCTCACCGGGGCGGGGCTCCTGCGCGGGGTGGTGCTGGTGGACCAGTCCCCCATCGGGCGGACGCCGCGCTCCAACCCGGTCACCTACATCAAGGCGTACGACGAGGTGCGGCGCATCTTCGCCGCGCTCCCCGAGGCCCGGAGGCGGGGGTACGGGCCCGGACACTTCTCCTTCAACGTGAAGGGCGGGCGCTGCGAGGCGTGCAAGGGCGAGGGGCAGACCCAGGTGGAGATGGTCTTCATGGCCGACGTGTACGTCCCCTGCGAGGTGTGCGGCGGGGCGCGCTTCCGCCCCGAGACGCTGGAGGTGCGCTACAACGGCCGGAGCATCCGCGACGTCCTCGACCTCACCGTGGACGAGGCCATCCGCTTCTTCCTGCACGAGGACCGGCTGGGCGAAGCGCTCTGGCACCTGCAGCAGGTGGGGCTCGGCTACCTCCGCCTGGGGCAGCCCGCGCCCACCCTGTCCGGCGGCGAAGCGCAGCGCATCAAGATCGCGCGCGAGCTGGCGATGGGGGCGCGCCGCGGCGGCAAGAAGCTGTACGTGCTGGACGAGCCCACCACCGGCCTGCACCTGGACGACATCCGCAAGCTCCTCCGCGTCCTGGGCGACCTGGTGGACGCCGGGCACACGGTGCTCCTGATCGAGCACAACCTGGACGTGATCAAGACCGCGGACTGGATCGTGGACCTGGGCCCCGGCGCCGGCCCCGAGGGCGGCCGCGTCGTGGCGATGGGCACCCCCGAGGAGGTGGCGCAGGTGGAGGAGAGCCTGACCGGGCGGTGGCTGGCCCCGCTGCTGGAGGGCGCCGCCACGGGCGTCTGAACCCGGCCGATCGCGCCGTGGCCGGCCGACGGCCCTGTTTGTACGTGCGCGAAGCAGGCGCCGCAGGGCCAGCCCGTCACCATCGAGCTGCAGTCCGTGCAGTAGCCCCGCGGAAGGACGGACGCGACGAAAAAGGAGCGGCCGCCGGGATCTCCCGGCGGCCGCTCCGCGTTCAGCTCCGTGCGGCCGGGCGAGGCACCGCTCAGTGCGGCTGCCCGGCGCGGTCGTGCCAGCGGTCGTGCTCCAGCTTGCACTCGGTGCGGACCCGGAGCTGCCAGCGCGCGTCGAAGGGGCGCTGCGAGGCTCGCTCGCGGCAGACCTGGTCGTGCTCCCGGTGGAAGGCGCGGTGCGCGTCCTCGTAGGAGCGCGAGCGGCGGTCGTCGTACCGCCGGTCGTCGTAGCGGTCGTCGTCCCGGCGGTCGTCCCGGCGGTCGTAGCCGCAGTTCTCCGGGGTGTTGTGGGGGTTGCCCTTGCCCTTGCACCAGCCGGGGGGGACCCGCTTGCCCTCGCGCCGCTCCAGGCGGACGCGGTCGTCCCAGCGGTCCTCGTCCCGCCGGTCGTCCCTGTGCTCGCGGTTCCGCACCTCCTCGGTGCGGCTCTTCTCCTTCTTGTTGCCCTTCCCCTGCGCGTCCGCCGGGGCGGCCGCCAGGCCGGCGGCGAGCGCCACCACGAGAGAAAGCTGCAGGCTTCGAATACGCATCTCGGGAGTCCTCCTGTTGGGTACGGCCGCTCTGTTTGGCAACTTGAGTGCCAAGTGCAGAAACCGCAACGGGATCGCGGGAATCGTGTGTTTCCGCCGCATTGCGCCCCCCGGTCCGTCCCCTCAGGGGGACGCGGTCCCGCACCCGGAGGGGACATCCCCGCGCGCGCGCCTTCCTTCCGAACGGACGTTCGCCCTTGACCGGCTCCGCGGGGACGCGGTACAATCCGTCATTACTTCTGTTTACGGAAGCGGGGCCGCCCTGCGCGGCCGTTCGCCTTCCGCGCGTTTTCCAGCAACGAGGAGGAAGTCCATGAAGCGTGCGCTGTCCGCGCTCGTGCTCGCGGCCACG
This genomic window contains:
- the uvrA gene encoding excinuclease ABC subunit UvrA; the protein is MKDRIVIRGARQHNLKNLDLDIPRRSLVVVTGPSGSGKSSLAFDTVYAEGQRRYVESLSTYAKQFLERMEKPDVDRVEGISPAVAIEQRNPTKTSRSTVGTATEVHDYLRLLWARAGRTYCPGTHPDHPCGRPVRPDTVQSATDAVLALPGGTRFTVAFPLPLSARVTHALVVDNLRALGFLRVRADGRDLHLDDLAEEPGIDLTKAKELLVVVDRLRVDPSDTERLADSLQTAFAEGEGEAVAILEDGAPLRFTERFRCPDHPGIEFARPSPQLFSFNNPYGSCPECTGFGAVLQYDETLVVPNPARSLEEGAVDPWSKPRYDARRRRLTDFARREGVRMDTPWAELPETFRRAVVHGTRGFEGVIPFLTALEEKRYKQYIRVFLRQYQSAQLCPVCGGAKLRPAALWVRVAGSTIAEISDLPLARLREWVERLGDRGQATGDTRQLGPQEWEIAEPILRELEARVGFLNDVGLGYLTLERQTRTLSGGEAQRITLANALGSKLMDTLYVLDEPTIGLHPADNDRLLRLLVRLRAAGNTVLMVEHDPEAMRVADHLVELGPGSGERGGDLVFQGSLEEILRADTLTGRYLSGREEIAIPERRRGVNGPRLRITGAREHNLRGVDVEIPLGTLTVVSGVSGSGKSTLVHDVLYRALERELSGGETSAKRHLGEAVGGYDALTGAGLLRGVVLVDQSPIGRTPRSNPVTYIKAYDEVRRIFAALPEARRRGYGPGHFSFNVKGGRCEACKGEGQTQVEMVFMADVYVPCEVCGGARFRPETLEVRYNGRSIRDVLDLTVDEAIRFFLHEDRLGEALWHLQQVGLGYLRLGQPAPTLSGGEAQRIKIARELAMGARRGGKKLYVLDEPTTGLHLDDIRKLLRVLGDLVDAGHTVLLIEHNLDVIKTADWIVDLGPGAGPEGGRVVAMGTPEEVAQVEESLTGRWLAPLLEGAATGV